In a single window of the Microscilla marina ATCC 23134 genome:
- a CDS encoding ExbD/TolR family protein — protein MSKFGKKEKEQPAISTASLPDIVFMLLFFFMVTTVMRETDVLVEQSLPQATQLTKLEDASLVSYIYVGKPKDFRKYGKQPLVQVNDVFVIATTKKQFQRTIVKFVEQERSKLKEYQRNKMTVSLKVDRKAKMGIISDVKLSLREADARKVNYAASMGVE, from the coding sequence ATGTCAAAATTTGGTAAAAAAGAAAAAGAACAGCCGGCAATATCAACGGCATCATTACCTGACATTGTATTTATGTTGTTATTCTTCTTTATGGTAACAACTGTGATGAGAGAAACCGATGTATTGGTAGAGCAGAGCTTGCCTCAAGCTACCCAATTGACCAAGCTAGAAGATGCTTCTTTGGTAAGCTACATTTATGTAGGTAAACCTAAAGACTTCCGAAAGTATGGTAAACAACCATTGGTTCAGGTAAACGATGTATTTGTGATTGCCACCACAAAAAAGCAATTTCAAAGAACAATTGTAAAATTTGTGGAACAGGAAAGATCAAAACTTAAAGAATACCAACGTAACAAAATGACGGTATCTCTTAAAGTAGACCGCAAAGCCAAAATGGGAATTATTAGCGACGTAAAACTAAGTTTGCGTGAGGCTGATGCCCGAAAGGTAAACTATGCGGCAAGTATGGGAGTAGAGTAA
- a CDS encoding ExbD/TolR family protein: protein MAKRGVPEVNAGSMADIAFLLLIFFLVTTKIPNEKGLPIILPPKKDENSLQKIELHDRNVLTVLVNSRNQLLVEREPLNIKDLTEKTIEFIDNRKKDKHLSDSPKDAVVSLKTDRGTSYRRYIQVMNSVQAAYNTLRARHMGITLTEYLAYDAKKASKKLRQRHKAAKKEYPLNISEAEQTSVGG, encoded by the coding sequence ATGGCAAAACGAGGAGTACCAGAGGTAAACGCAGGCTCAATGGCTGATATTGCTTTCTTGTTGCTAATCTTCTTCCTTGTAACGACGAAGATTCCTAACGAGAAGGGCTTGCCCATTATATTGCCTCCTAAAAAAGACGAAAATTCATTGCAAAAAATTGAATTGCATGATAGAAATGTACTCACTGTATTGGTAAACTCAAGAAACCAACTATTGGTTGAACGTGAGCCTTTGAATATCAAAGATTTAACGGAAAAAACAATTGAGTTTATAGACAACAGGAAAAAAGACAAACATTTGTCTGACAGTCCAAAAGATGCAGTAGTATCCCTGAAAACAGACCGGGGGACAAGTTATAGACGATACATACAGGTAATGAACTCTGTACAGGCAGCTTACAATACCTTGCGTGCCAGGCACATGGGGATCACCCTTACAGAATATTTAGCCTATGACGCAAAAAAAGCCTCTAAAAAACTTCGGCAGAGGCATAAAGCGGCTAAAAAAGAGTATCCGTTAAATATCTCAGAAGCAGAACAAACATCAGTAGGAGGATAA